The region ACAGCTATTAACCCCCCGTGGCGAAAGCGATTCGCTCGTGCTATCTGGAAACTAGTGCGTCTGGTCCGAAGTCTGGGTCGGCGAGGCTTATCGCCCCGCCAGACGTCTCCCAGACGGAGGGCTGCCCAGCTCCGAAATCCCCACTCCGATTGGAGAGATTGCCACAGAGTACTCCTAGCCAGTGCGGGGCCGCGTGATCGCAGCACCGACACTGGGAGCTGATAAATTTAGTTTTAGTGGCTGCGCCATTTAAAGAGggcccctcctcctcctcgaccTCCTCCGGGCGAGAAAACTAAGACAATCTAGATATCGATGGCTAGAGTGTAGAGGCCCGGGGATGGGGGTGGCCACGCGAGCACTGCGTGCTCACATGCCAGAATCGGATTCAGAATCAGAACACAACCAGCTCTAGCTTCTAGACGCCAGAGGCTATAACTAGAGCGGGTGTCAAGGTTTTTTTCCGCCACGGTCAGACATCGTGAACTGACTGACGAGTGGCTGTGAGATTCCCACCGCCCCCTCCCCCCCTCCGAGTGACTAATTAAACTAATTGCGAAGAATTCCAATCACAAGGAATGCAAAAAATAACTATTATTTTATCAGTGATTCCGCATAATGGATGTCTGGTGTTGATGGGGCTGggctccacacacacacacacacacctacctaatcatttcaatttatttccaattaaGACCCCCCCTCCCCCCTTATTTGCATAGATGACTCTTTGGGATGTTGGCCACGCGCCagttgggggggggggggaggaACGCTATTGACCTTTCGGCAAAGAACCCATTCCCGGGTCCCTTTCTGGCCCGATCCCAAACGCCGGCTCGGGCAAACACGCCACCGGGTACAGCCAATCGTACAGCAcacctgctcctcctcctccccgCATCGCCCACCTCCACCACTCCACCAGGTTCCCGACTGTGAGAATTGGGCTAAGCGAGTCGCTGGCGTCACGCGACGGCATCgagaaaagaagaagaagcagcagctGAGCTAGAGACTGGGCATGTACCGCATACAGCGTTGAAATCAGGCGATTATTTTCAATGAACGGCAGCTGGCTGGCAGCGGGCGCGGTGGTGGGTGGTGTTGAGCTGGCTTCATGTGGCATGTgagtgccacaaaaaaaactcTCTCCCGTgctactctctctctctctttgggCAGTGCGATTTCTCTTTGGAGTGCCGCCCGTATGGCGTGATGTTTCCGAGCAACTGTACGGCTAAGAGCTTCTGCCTCTTGCCTCCTGCCTCCTGCCCCCTGCCACCCCGGTGAGCATGCAACCAACGAAATCTCAGCTGGTCATGATGAATGAAAAAATCCGCCAACGAGGCGAGTGCCACTACTCCAATGCTGATGGTGCTAGTGGTGCTGCTGCCATGTTTTGTGGTATTTCTCGTATTTGCAATGTTGGGCAATgccacatacatatgtatgtatgggtgAATTGACCAATATTTGGTTTCGGTTGGTTGTGGCTATAGCGACTTGTCCCCCGCCTGACCTCCGTTGACTGCCCATCACAATCGATATTTGATACGCCCCCGACCCGCCAGCACATTTGATATTCTATGGCTGGTCTTTGGCTATCGGATGGCGGCCACTGGCATGAGCTCAAGGCGACACTTGCCGCTAGGTGACACACCAACCAGCCAGCTAGTCTTAGCATAGGTGAATCAGagaatacatatattttgcGAAAAAGGGTCGTCGGAGAGCCAAAAACCCATGAGTAATGGTAGTGAGGAAGTGCGATATAGATAACTACTACTCCTTATCGCTCATCCAAAAGCTCGGACTCTGATTTCGggtctgttgttgttgttggcttgGTCGAAAcatttaaacaaacaaacacacacacaccgataCCTGTACGCACTAACGCATTCGTCGGGTGCCTCGGCGGGTATGGGTCTACAATATATAGCCGATTGTGTCATATTAGCGTTggcttggtttttttttttttttttctttcgtgtTTGAATTGTTGGTCCCCGTCCGaccgtccgtctgtccatacaacaaaaatcgtacgatatatatttcttgtatctcgttttttttttgttgtcggTGCGGTACGGTGCAAACGAAAGAGAAAACGCTCGAGGGGTGCGGTTGTCGGACGAGAGAACCGAGCACAGAGCTCGTGAGAGGATGGATAGGAATGTGCCCCACCAATTTAGCatcatgatttttttttttttatcaaattaaacTTAAACGCTTCAACTAGCGAACTGGATTGGGATTAGCATGATATGGATTTGGATTCAGACTGAAACACGGTCGGGAGATGGCATGGACGCTTACCGACTGGTCTCCAGCTTGGTGAGGTCTGTGTATCCGCTCATTGTAGATGATTTTGGGGAGATTTGGGACTACTTTGGGTAGTTGGGATGATGATGCCGGAGGCAATTGATGCACAAATACACGCGCACTTTCACTCGCGCTCCACTGTCTGGTGGCTGATGGTATTCTTTTGGCTGGGATTATGAAATCCCAGTCGTGCAGTCACAGGTAGTTCGATTCAGTTTGGATTGGAGgttgggtttgggtttggtttttggtttgggGTATTGGCTTCTTGCTGCAGGCAGTTGTCCCGGCGGAATATCTTTAGCTAGTGCGCTGCCTCCAAGAAGTCGCGGCCGATTTATATGGTTGAAATTAGCATCGATACCGATTTCGATCCTCTTTACGTATGCGTCGCGGAGTTCTAAACTGGTCTGCGTCTGCCCGAGCTGCGAGTCGATTATGATTTGATTTCGAATATCAAGGTACGAGCAGTTTTACCTGAAGAGAAAAATACTTGCTCCGTACATCGGAAATGTTCAAAAAAGTGTGACCGTTACGTTAACCCGATAGCTATCGATAAAAAAACGCCTACTTACAACACTGGAAATCGAAAAacgttatttttttatttaaaaatatttcaaccttttaagatttttaaagttttataattaaattttaaatatacttatatttacttatttataCCCTTATATTTAGAGATTTATGGTATATAAATTAAACTTcactattatttttaaaccttaattatttttattcaatattCGGAATGATTGTAATTATTTGAGGACAACAATGTTAGCCAGGTTTATATTGAAAAACCATATAAAATTAGAAGCAAAGAAGTGGGTTGATTTAATGACCATAGGTTCACACATCACCTAAAAAGGTGACTATTCACGACCGATGATCGCTCTGTGGCCCTCTGTACTAAGCCTGTTTTTAATACAGATGGTCGGGATGCACTCTTCGCCATTAatcattaattaataattataaaactactcaacaggttacttATACAATGTAACCAGCTTTTTTAAATGGGAAGTAGTGTGCTTCACAGGTGCCCTTTTgctgcttttaaaaaaataataaggcaaCCTTCTTTTTGGTAGAACTCCATGTATCAGACGAGTATTGGACCTACGTGGACAGCAGGGTCTCACCCTAATGGGCTTCTTAGATGTTGCTTTCACGCACAAATGCAACTCAGTAATTTGATCCTGTGTAAGGACATCCAGCATATTTAGCTCTGCATCCCAGAAAAAGGGAAGTCGCCGTTTCTCCAGGCACTTTGTGAGCTCCTCAAACATCTGGAAAGAATACCCTTATAAGTTTTGAAAGATTATCTAAAATTTAAGGGTCTTACATCCGTTAAAATGTCAGTAAGGGTATGGTCCTGCCAATAGGAATCCGGTTGAGACCTAATTTTCCAGagaaataaagttttaatGTAATAGCTTTTAAGGTGGCTCAAATTGGATCTAAGGTCGCGGTAGTGTTTCATAAACCTAATGGCGTCCGTACAATTCTTGTGCTTTCCGGCCAGCATAACTTTTTCCGCGGCGTAAAAGGAAGACCGGAACGAGATCTGCGGAGGCGGGTGTCTTAGTTGAGATTTCAAAGGCTTTGGGATGGCTTCCCAGTATGAGAGATTCGCGCACGCGTGGTATTCTTCTAAATCCTTCGGCAGGACGTTCTGTGCAAACCCCAGACGGATGGCTGGCACAAAGTCCACGGAGTAGAGTCCATCTACGAAGATAGTGTGGGCCGGCCCACAGGTCTGGTATCGGAGTCGGGAGACCTGACCATCAACCTCGATGCGATACGCGATTTTGTTCAGGGCGCGACTAAAGCAACTCTGCAGGAAGCTACGGAGCTTGTCCACGACGAGATAGTTGTTTCGATCGACCAAGTTGGATAGGAAACCGTGAATGCGACGATAATCCTCGCGGGGATCTTCTTTTAATAACTCCAGAACGCGCGTCAAGTTTAGTAGAACATTTCCCGGGATTCGCGGACATTTCGTTACGATGATGTTGCGGTAATACGGAATTTCGAgtttaaaaactaaatcaTATTCGTTGGGTTTCGAGATTTTTAAATTGTCGCCCGTGCTTCCTGCGAATACGGATTAAGAATAGCGATTTTTATTTACGGAAAAAAAACACGACGCGAGATAGGGATATTAAAAAGTCGAGGATACGCGCGGCGATTGGAAAAGATACACGGGTTTTTAAATCCTATCATTCGGAACCGAAAAGTACGACGCTATAAAAACGATATGACGCGGACCACGGATACTTTAAAGTCAAGGATGCGCCCGGCGATTAGATAAGTTACacggctttttttttttacaacttttttccttttttaattCTATGATTCAGAACCGTAAAACATAACGCGATGAGTCGCGGGACTCGGACACTAA is a window of Drosophila bipectinata strain 14024-0381.07 chromosome 2R, DbipHiC1v2, whole genome shotgun sequence DNA encoding:
- the cGlr2 gene encoding cyclic GMP-AMP synthase-like receptor 2: VFAGSTGDNLKISKPNEYDLVFKLEIPYYRNIIVTKCPRIPGNVLLNLTRVLELLKEDPREDYRRIHGFLSNLVDRNNYLVVDKLRSFLQSCFSRALNKIAYRIEVDGQVSRLRYQTCGPAHTIFVDGLYSVDFVPAIRLGFAQNVLPKDLEEYHACANLSYWEAIPKPLKSQLRHPPPQISFRSSFYAAEKVMLAGKHKNCTDAIRFMKHYRDLRSNLSHLKSYYIKTLFLWKIRSQPDSYWQDHTLTDILTDMFEELTKCLEKRRLPFFWDAELNMLDVLTQDQITELHLCVKATSKKPIRVRPCCPRRSNTRLIHGVLPKRRLPYYFFKSSKRAPVKHTTSHLKKLVTLYK